Proteins from a genomic interval of Kitasatospora herbaricolor:
- a CDS encoding response regulator → MTIRVLLVDDQPLLRTGFRMILEAESDLVVVGEAGDGQQALDQVRALQPDVVLMDIRMPRMDGVEATRRIAGPGRDGPAKVLVLTTFDLDEYVVEALRAGASGFLLKDVPAEELVQAIRVVADGAAMLAPSITRRLLDMYATKLPSGDEAPPQALTALTERELEVLRLVARGLSNAEIAAELFVSETTVKTHVGHVLTKLQLRDRVQAAVYAYESGLVRPGAL, encoded by the coding sequence GTGACGATCCGAGTGCTGCTGGTCGACGACCAGCCACTGCTCCGCACCGGCTTCCGGATGATCCTGGAGGCCGAGTCCGACCTGGTAGTGGTCGGCGAGGCCGGCGACGGCCAGCAGGCGCTGGACCAGGTCCGGGCGCTGCAGCCCGACGTGGTGCTGATGGACATCCGGATGCCCCGGATGGACGGCGTGGAGGCCACCCGCCGGATCGCCGGCCCCGGCCGCGACGGCCCGGCCAAGGTCCTCGTGCTGACCACCTTCGACCTGGACGAGTACGTGGTCGAGGCGCTGCGGGCGGGGGCCAGCGGCTTCCTGCTCAAGGACGTCCCGGCCGAGGAGCTGGTGCAGGCGATCCGGGTGGTCGCCGACGGCGCCGCGATGCTCGCCCCGAGCATCACCCGCCGACTGCTGGACATGTACGCCACCAAGCTCCCGTCCGGGGACGAGGCGCCGCCGCAGGCCCTCACCGCGCTGACGGAGCGTGAGCTGGAGGTGCTCCGGCTGGTCGCCCGCGGCCTGTCGAACGCCGAGATCGCGGCCGAACTCTTCGTCAGCGAGACCACGGTCAAGACCCATGTCGGCCATGTGCTGACCAAGCTTCAGCTGCGCGACCGGGTGCAGGCGGCGGTGTACGCCTACGAGAGCGGGCTGGTGCGCCCTGGCGCGCTGTAG
- a CDS encoding HAD family hydrolase — MTTISTAARTLDHGNGQGLQAVLLDMDGTLVDTEDFWWQAEVSLFAELGYALDENDRAHVVGGPMSRVIDYLISSTGVDLAPADLTTLINQRFVDLLGGGVPLMPGAERLLNTLAAHGVPAALVSASHRHIIDIVLATLGAHHFAFSLAGDEVPRTKPHPDPYLEAVRRFGAEPARCVVVEDAPTGVRSAEAAGCPVIAVPSVAAIEPAPGRLVLPSLEQVDLELLRSLVASRV, encoded by the coding sequence ATGACGACCATCTCCACCGCCGCCCGCACCCTCGACCACGGCAACGGGCAAGGCCTCCAGGCGGTGCTGCTGGACATGGACGGGACGCTGGTCGACACCGAGGACTTCTGGTGGCAGGCGGAGGTCTCGCTCTTCGCCGAACTGGGCTACGCGCTGGACGAGAACGACCGGGCCCACGTGGTCGGCGGCCCGATGAGCCGGGTGATCGACTACCTGATCTCCAGCACCGGCGTCGACCTCGCGCCGGCCGACCTCACCACGCTGATCAACCAGCGGTTCGTGGACCTGCTGGGCGGCGGGGTGCCGCTGATGCCGGGCGCCGAACGGCTGCTCAACACGCTGGCCGCGCACGGCGTCCCTGCGGCCCTGGTGTCGGCCTCGCACCGGCACATCATCGACATCGTGCTGGCCACCCTCGGCGCCCACCACTTCGCCTTCTCGCTCGCGGGGGACGAGGTGCCGCGCACCAAGCCGCACCCGGACCCGTACCTGGAGGCGGTCCGCCGCTTCGGCGCCGAGCCGGCCCGCTGCGTGGTGGTGGAGGACGCCCCGACCGGGGTGCGTTCCGCCGAGGCGGCCGGCTGCCCGGTGATCGCGGTGCCGTCGGTGGCGGCGATCGAGCCGGCTCCCGGCCGGCTGGTGCTGCCCTCGCTGGAGCAGGTCGATCTGGAGCTGCTGCGCTCGCTGGTGGCCTCGCGGGTCTGA
- a CDS encoding RecB family exonuclease gives MHQTDHGPTVEAPARRAAPPTGLSPSRAGDFLTCPLLYRLRVIDKLPEPPSPAATRGTLVHAVLERLFDSPAAERTHERALGLLRPQWERLLGERPELAGLFGGAEGGAAEPDGAALTRWLADAEKLIGQWFRLEDPTRLHPVERELYVETALESGLLLRGYIDRVDVAPTGEVRLVDYKTGRAPSRDFEGKAMFQMKFYALVVWRWKGVIPKRLQLVYLGGGGDVVSYDPDEADLRAVERKLMALWETISQAVATGEFPATRNRLCDWCDHKASCPEFGGTPPPYPLPLAGPPAAGVPAGGVPAARDGSAPATRSDEDDPAAVAPQGSDEHLSKES, from the coding sequence ATGCACCAGACCGACCACGGCCCGACCGTCGAGGCGCCGGCCCGCCGGGCCGCGCCCCCGACCGGGCTGTCCCCGTCGCGTGCGGGGGACTTCCTGACCTGTCCGCTGCTCTACCGGCTCCGGGTGATCGACAAGCTGCCCGAGCCGCCGAGCCCGGCCGCCACCCGGGGCACCCTCGTCCACGCCGTCCTGGAACGGCTCTTCGACAGCCCCGCCGCGGAGCGGACCCACGAGCGCGCGCTCGGCCTGCTGCGCCCGCAGTGGGAGCGGCTGCTGGGCGAGCGCCCCGAGCTGGCCGGCCTGTTCGGCGGCGCCGAGGGCGGCGCCGCCGAGCCGGACGGCGCCGCGCTGACCCGCTGGCTGGCCGACGCCGAGAAGCTGATCGGCCAGTGGTTCCGGCTGGAGGACCCGACCCGGCTGCACCCCGTCGAGCGCGAGCTGTACGTGGAGACCGCGCTGGAGTCGGGCCTGCTGCTGCGCGGCTACATCGACCGGGTGGACGTCGCGCCGACCGGTGAGGTGCGGCTGGTCGACTACAAGACCGGCCGGGCGCCCTCGCGGGACTTCGAGGGCAAGGCCATGTTCCAGATGAAGTTCTACGCCCTGGTGGTGTGGCGCTGGAAGGGCGTGATCCCCAAGCGCCTGCAGCTGGTCTACCTGGGCGGGGGCGGCGACGTGGTGTCGTACGACCCGGACGAGGCGGACCTGCGCGCGGTGGAGCGCAAGCTCATGGCGCTCTGGGAAACCATCTCGCAGGCGGTGGCCACGGGCGAGTTCCCGGCCACCAGGAACCGGCTCTGCGACTGGTGCGACCACAAGGCGAGCTGCCCGGAGTTCGGCGGCACTCCCCCGCCGTACCCGCTCCCGCTGGCCGGACCGCCGGCGGCGGGCGTGCCGGCCGGTGGCGTGCCGGCCGCGCGGGACGGCTCCGCGCCCGCCACCCGATCCGACGAGGACGACCCCGCCGCCGTGGCGCCGCAGGGGTCGGACGAGCACCTGAGCAAGGAGTCCTAG
- a CDS encoding ABC transporter substrate-binding protein — MTSAQRLAALTCAGLVATTVAGCGSVTKAVTGSDPGGAIVMGTTSVTNVLDPAGAYDNGSWLLLHNTFQSLLKFPAGSSAPSPDAAQSCEFTGADATTYHCTLRTGLKFSNGHPLTAQDVVFSIERMKKIKDDNGPSSLLDSIKSVEAKGDTEVTFQLTQPDAVLPAKLASSAGAIVDHQVFPADKLLPNDKLVGSGPYKIDSLETMASDGGTKVPGKVTLVANDQFSGDEKLRNKKFTLRYFLKGSDLKTALDTGEVDLTDNSLDPGAGAQYLADQQAGKTAVQVADGDSSETRYLAFNTKDAVTGNPAVRQAVAQLLDRKVLARDVYARTVQPLYSVVPAGVAGHNTAFFDKYGDPDVAKAKQILTAAKVALPVKLSLTWSRARAEGAEAAEMKKQLEASGLFQVTVTQEADWEKFKKGWKAGSYQAYTIGWTADYPDPDNFVAPLVVDGGAYHTGWNDPRISDKLLPESLKQVDRAAAGAVFAQMQNITAEGVPLIPIFQAKSFYAFRSNITGVESTVDTTGVFRFWEIGRSK; from the coding sequence ATGACTTCAGCTCAACGACTGGCAGCGCTCACCTGTGCCGGACTGGTCGCCACCACCGTCGCGGGCTGCGGCTCCGTCACCAAGGCCGTCACGGGTTCGGACCCGGGCGGGGCGATCGTGATGGGCACCACGAGCGTCACCAACGTGCTGGACCCGGCCGGTGCCTACGACAACGGCTCCTGGCTGCTGCTGCACAACACCTTCCAGTCGCTGCTGAAGTTCCCCGCCGGCAGCTCCGCGCCGAGCCCGGACGCCGCGCAGTCCTGTGAGTTCACCGGGGCCGACGCCACCACCTACCACTGCACCCTGCGGACCGGCCTGAAGTTCTCCAACGGCCACCCGCTGACCGCCCAGGACGTGGTCTTCTCCATCGAGCGGATGAAGAAGATCAAGGACGACAACGGTCCGTCCTCGCTGCTCGACTCCATCAAGTCGGTGGAGGCCAAGGGCGACACCGAGGTGACCTTCCAGCTCACCCAGCCGGACGCGGTGCTGCCGGCCAAGCTGGCCAGCTCGGCCGGCGCGATCGTCGACCACCAGGTCTTCCCGGCCGACAAGCTGCTGCCCAACGACAAGCTGGTCGGCTCCGGCCCGTACAAGATCGACAGCCTGGAGACGATGGCCTCGGACGGCGGCACCAAGGTGCCCGGCAAGGTCACCCTGGTCGCCAACGACCAGTTCAGCGGCGACGAGAAGCTGCGGAACAAGAAGTTCACCCTGCGGTACTTCCTCAAGGGCTCGGACCTCAAGACCGCCCTGGACACCGGCGAGGTCGACCTCACCGACAACAGCCTCGACCCGGGCGCGGGCGCCCAGTACCTGGCGGACCAGCAGGCCGGCAAGACGGCGGTCCAGGTCGCCGACGGCGACAGCTCCGAGACCCGCTACCTGGCTTTCAACACCAAGGACGCCGTCACCGGCAACCCCGCGGTGCGCCAGGCCGTGGCCCAGCTGCTGGACCGCAAGGTGCTGGCCCGTGACGTCTACGCCCGCACCGTCCAGCCGCTCTACTCGGTGGTCCCCGCCGGGGTGGCCGGCCACAACACCGCCTTCTTCGACAAGTACGGCGACCCGGACGTGGCGAAGGCCAAGCAGATCCTGACCGCGGCCAAGGTGGCCCTGCCGGTCAAGCTGAGCCTCACCTGGTCCAGGGCGCGGGCCGAGGGCGCCGAGGCCGCCGAGATGAAGAAGCAGCTGGAGGCGAGCGGCCTCTTCCAGGTGACGGTCACGCAGGAGGCCGACTGGGAGAAGTTCAAGAAGGGCTGGAAGGCCGGCAGCTACCAGGCCTACACGATCGGCTGGACGGCCGACTACCCGGACCCGGACAACTTCGTCGCCCCGCTGGTCGTCGACGGCGGCGCCTACCACACCGGCTGGAACGATCCCCGGATCAGTGACAAGCTGCTGCCGGAGAGCCTCAAGCAGGTCGACCGGGCCGCCGCCGGCGCCGTCTTCGCGCAGATGCAGAACATCACCGCCGAGGGCGTCCCGCTGATCCCGATCTTCCAGGCGAAGTCCTTCTACGCCTTCCGCTCCAACATCACGGGTGTGGAGTCCACGGTCGACACCACCGGCGTGTTCCGGTTCTGGGAGATCGGCCGCAGCAAGTAG